The proteins below come from a single Anguilla rostrata isolate EN2019 chromosome 3, ASM1855537v3, whole genome shotgun sequence genomic window:
- the LOC135251489 gene encoding alpha-2,8-sialyltransferase 8F-like isoform X1 yields MAAYLLKWSFLLMMITMMVHTFVVLRGTIWIVRDEMTDFQKLRCTKLREIIFSLTASKINTKSFTEDVRALMSCPHESNITQRERHRVELRSCCNATGSLFLTRQNTREGQRIKYETNRKKNILVDKSIFKMLPKSTPWRNDSRFQRCAVVGNGGILRNSSCGAEIDSADIVLRLNMAPINNSRDVGVKTSLVTINPSQIRVGYPDLQKRPQPLVERVSAYGDAPLLMPAFAYTTCTDISFKVHKVVQKMRPNQKVVFFNPEYLLELFQYWKHRGLEELRLTTGLMLASVAMELCDSVHLYGFWPFELDLFQHPVTHHYYDNVGPSRRMHAMPKEFLQLLKMHCQGSIHLQLTRCH; encoded by the exons ATGGCAGCGTATCTTCTAAAATGGAGCTTTCTTCTTATGATGATTACGATGATGGTCCACACGTTTGTAGTCTTGCGTGGGACAATTTGGATTGTTAG GGATGAGATGACTGATTTCCAAAAACTTCGATGCACAAAACTGagagaaataattttttcactGACAGCGTCAAA AATTAACACGAAGTCTTTCACAGAGGATGTACGGGCATTAATGAGCTGTCCCCATGAATCAAATATCACTCAAAGAGAACGCCACAG AGTTGAATTACGTTCCTGCTGCAATGCAACAGGGAGCCTGTTTCTTACCAGACAGAACACTCGTGAGGGGCAGAGGATAAAgtatgaaacaaacagaaaaaaaaacatactggtGGATAAATCGATCTTCAAAATGCTCCCCAAG AGCACCCCATGGAGGAATGACAGTCGATTCCAGCGCTGCGCTGTGGTGGGAAATGGCGGGATTCTGAGGAACAGCAGCTGTGGGGCGGAAATCGACAGTGCAGACATCGTCCTCAG GTTGAATATGGCTCCCATCAACAACAGCAGAGATGTTGGAGTGAAGACCAGCCTGGTCACAATCAACCCCAGCCAAATTCGAGTTGG CTATCCAGACCTGCAGAAGCGCCCCCAGCCCTTGGTAGAGCGGGTGTCTGCATACGGAGATGCACCCCTCCTTATGCCTGCCTTTGCCTACACCACCTGTACCGACATATCTTTCAAAGTTCACAAGGTGGTACAGAAGATGCGCCCCAACCAGAAGGTAGTTTTCTTCAATCCTGAATACCTGCTGGAACTCTTCCAGTACTGGAAGCACCGAGGACTTGAGGAGCTTCGTCTCACCACTGGGTTAATGCTGGCGAGCGTGGCCATGGAACTGTGTGACAGTGTACACCTCTATGGCTTTTGGCCCTTTGAGTTGGACCTTTTCCAGCACCCAGTGACTCACCACTACTATGACAATGTTGGACCAAGCCGTCGAATGCATGCTATGCCGAAGGAATTTCTGCAGCTGTTGAAGATGCACTGCCAGGGGTCGATACATTTACAGCTGACGCGGTGCCACTGA
- the LOC135251489 gene encoding alpha-2,8-sialyltransferase 8F-like isoform X2: MAAYLLKWSFLLMMITMMVHTFVVLRGTIWIVRINTKSFTEDVRALMSCPHESNITQRERHRVELRSCCNATGSLFLTRQNTREGQRIKYETNRKKNILVDKSIFKMLPKSTPWRNDSRFQRCAVVGNGGILRNSSCGAEIDSADIVLRLNMAPINNSRDVGVKTSLVTINPSQIRVGYPDLQKRPQPLVERVSAYGDAPLLMPAFAYTTCTDISFKVHKVVQKMRPNQKVVFFNPEYLLELFQYWKHRGLEELRLTTGLMLASVAMELCDSVHLYGFWPFELDLFQHPVTHHYYDNVGPSRRMHAMPKEFLQLLKMHCQGSIHLQLTRCH; the protein is encoded by the exons ATGGCAGCGTATCTTCTAAAATGGAGCTTTCTTCTTATGATGATTACGATGATGGTCCACACGTTTGTAGTCTTGCGTGGGACAATTTGGATTGTTAG AATTAACACGAAGTCTTTCACAGAGGATGTACGGGCATTAATGAGCTGTCCCCATGAATCAAATATCACTCAAAGAGAACGCCACAG AGTTGAATTACGTTCCTGCTGCAATGCAACAGGGAGCCTGTTTCTTACCAGACAGAACACTCGTGAGGGGCAGAGGATAAAgtatgaaacaaacagaaaaaaaaacatactggtGGATAAATCGATCTTCAAAATGCTCCCCAAG AGCACCCCATGGAGGAATGACAGTCGATTCCAGCGCTGCGCTGTGGTGGGAAATGGCGGGATTCTGAGGAACAGCAGCTGTGGGGCGGAAATCGACAGTGCAGACATCGTCCTCAG GTTGAATATGGCTCCCATCAACAACAGCAGAGATGTTGGAGTGAAGACCAGCCTGGTCACAATCAACCCCAGCCAAATTCGAGTTGG CTATCCAGACCTGCAGAAGCGCCCCCAGCCCTTGGTAGAGCGGGTGTCTGCATACGGAGATGCACCCCTCCTTATGCCTGCCTTTGCCTACACCACCTGTACCGACATATCTTTCAAAGTTCACAAGGTGGTACAGAAGATGCGCCCCAACCAGAAGGTAGTTTTCTTCAATCCTGAATACCTGCTGGAACTCTTCCAGTACTGGAAGCACCGAGGACTTGAGGAGCTTCGTCTCACCACTGGGTTAATGCTGGCGAGCGTGGCCATGGAACTGTGTGACAGTGTACACCTCTATGGCTTTTGGCCCTTTGAGTTGGACCTTTTCCAGCACCCAGTGACTCACCACTACTATGACAATGTTGGACCAAGCCGTCGAATGCATGCTATGCCGAAGGAATTTCTGCAGCTGTTGAAGATGCACTGCCAGGGGTCGATACATTTACAGCTGACGCGGTGCCACTGA